The Pedobacter ginsengisoli region CAAGCATCTACCACTGCTGAAACTACTACCGGTGTTAGTGGTTTTGGCGAAACAGTTACAGTCACTTTAACTCTACCAGTTGCGTTTCCACAACCTGAAGCGCTTACCGCCAATACGTAGTAATCTGTATTAGCTGTTAGGGCCGGAGTAGTAAATTGTTCTCCAGTGTGCAACAATATGCCTGCTGTTGCAGCGCTGTACCATTGATACAGTATTCCTGCTTCCGCATTTTCTATTGTCAACACAGTTGATTCGCCGCTGCATATACTTGTTCCCACGGTAGCTACATCTGGTGTTTCAGGTAGAGGATTTACCGTAATTGTAATGACTTTTGCAGTTGCTGCTGTATTTTCACATTTATTAGATGCTCTTACAGTCACATAATAAGTTGTGGTTGCAGTTAATACAGGAGTAGTGAATTCTGCTCCGGTAAATACTGCATTGGTCAAGGTGGCATCGCTGTACCAGGTAAATACTGGATTAATTGCAGTTGTACTGCTTGCTGTAAGTGTTGCTGTAGTACCTGCACAGAATGGTGCCCCTGCTCCTGACACCATAATATCAGATGCTAGTGCAGGTGGATTAACAGTTACAGTAACAACCTTAGCTGTAGCAGCTGTGTTTTCACATCTGTTATCGCCCCTTACTGTTACATAGTAAGTAGTAGTAGCGGTTAATACCGGGGTAATAAATTCCGCTCCGGTAAATGCTACATCAGTTAATGTAGCATCTTTATACCATGTAAATATTGGATTTATTACAGTTGTACTGCTTGCAGTTAGTTTAGCAGTTTCACCCGCACAGAATGGAGAGCCAGCTCCTGCCACATTGATATCAGCGGCTGTTGCCGGTGGATTAACTGTTACAGTAACAACCTTAGCTGTAGCAGCTGTGTTTTCACATCTGTTATCGCCCCTTACTGTTACATAGTAAGTTTTGGTAGCTGTAAGCGTTGGGGTATTAAAGATTGCTCCGGTAAAGACTGCATTTGTTAAGGCAGCATCACTGTACCAGGTAAACACTGGGTTTGTTACTGTTATACTGCTTGCAGTTAGCCTAGCTGAAGTACCTGCGCAGAATGGAGAATCAGCCCCTGCTACATTAATATCGGCGGCTGTTGCCGGTGGATTAACTGTTACAGTAACCACTTTTGCTGAAGATGATGTGTTTTCACATTTGTTAGATCCTCTTACTGTTACATAGTAGCTGGTAGTTGCAGTTAACACAGGTGTTGTGAATTCTGCTCCCGTGAATACTGCATTGGTTAACGCAGCATCACTGTACCAGGTAAATACAGGATTTGTGACTGTTGTAGTTGTTGCAGTCAGTTTAGCTGTTGTACCTGCACAAACTGGATCATTGGTACCAGCCACGCTGATGTCTGAAGCAACTGCCGGAGGATTTACAGTTAAGGTAACTACCCTTGCTGTAGCAGCTGTGTTCTCGCATTTATTCGATCCCCTTACAGTTACGTAGTAAGTTGTTGTTGCTGTTAATACAGGAGTAGTAAATTCTGCTCCGGTAAATACTGCATTAGTTAATGCCGCATCAGTATACCATGTAAATACAGGATCAGTTACTGTTGTACTACTTGCTGTTAGTTTGGCAGTTGTTCCAAAGCATATTGGCGCCCCTGCTCCAGCCACTACAATATCAGATGCTATTGCAGGTGGGTTAACAGTTAATGTTACAACTTTAGCATTTGCTGCTGCATTCTCACACTTGTTAGCACCTCTAACGGTTACATAATAAGTTTTGGTAGCAGTAAGCGCTGGTGTATTAAATACAGCTCCAGTGAATACTACATCAGTTAATGCGGCATCACTATACCATGTAAATACCGGATTTGTTACAGTTGTACTGCTTGCCGTTAATTTGGCAATTGAACCTGCACAGAATGGTTTATCGGCTCCTATAACATTAATATCGGTTGCCAGGGCCGGTGGATTAACAGTTAATGTGATCGCTTTAGCTGTTGCGGCAGTATTTTCACATTTGTTAGATCCTTTAACCGTTACATAGTAGGTTTTAGTAGCTGTAAGTGCCGGAGTATTAAAGATTGCTCCGGTAAAGACTGCATTTGTTAAGGCAGCATCACTATACCAGGTAAACACTGGGTTTGCAACAGTTGTACTGCTTGCGGTTAATTTAGCTGGATTCCCTGCGCAGAATGGTGCATCTGCTCCATCTACACTTATATCAGTAGCAAGTGCAGGTGGGTTAACAGTTAAAGTAACTGTTTTAGCCGTAGCTGCAGTATTCTCGCATTTATTAGATCCTTTAACTGTAACATAGTAAGTAGTAGTTGCAGTAAGGGCTGGCGTTTTAAATGTTGCGCCAGTAAATGCAACGTCTGTTAAGGCCGCATCTCTGTACCAGGTAAACACAGGATTTGTAACTGTGGTACTGCTGGCAACAAGATTTGCTATTGCTCCGGCGCAGAAAGGTGTTCCCGCTCCGCTCACAGCAATATCTGCTGCAGTTGCAGGAGGGTTTACTGTAATTGTCACAATCTCGGCGCCTGAACTTAAGTTCTCGCACTTATTAGCACCTCTAACTGTTACATAAAGTGTTGTAGATGCGTTAAGAGCAGGCGTTTTGTAAACAGCACCCTCAAAAACCTGATTAGTTAACGCAGCATCACTATACCATGTAAATATTGGATTGGTAACAGTAGTTGTGGTTGCTGTTAATGTTGCTATTGTACCTGCACAGAATGGTGCATCGGCTCCACTTACTTCAAGATCAGCCGCTGTCGCAGGCGGATTAACCGTTATAGTTACGGCTTTGGCACCTGCAGCAGTGTTCTCACATTTATTTGCGCCTCTTACTGTTACGTAATAAGTTATTGTTGTAGTAAGTACAGGTGTTTTAAATGTTGCACCTGTAAATGCTACATCAGTTAATGCAGCATCTTTATACCACGTAAATACTGGTGATGTTACCGTTGTGCTTGTAGCTGTTAATGTTGCTTGGGCGCCAGCACAGAAAGGTGCGCTCGCTCCTGCAACAGCTATGTCAGCCGCAAGTGCAGTTGGATTTACTTCTAAAGTAATTTTGGTACGTGGTGTTGTATTTACACATGAATTACCATTTACTGCTTCTACATAGAAGTCATGTTTCCCTACAGACAAGCTTGCAGGGGTTGTATAAGTATCGGTATTTGAAGCCAAAAGGCTGCCACCTGTTAATGCGTCGTACCAGTTGAAGGTTACGCCTGTTACAGGATTCACTTTTAACGCTACCGGAGTATTCGGACAAGTTGTTGCAGGATTTCCTGTTGCAGCAACTGGAGCATCTGGTGATGCAAGGATGGTAACTGTTACCTTCGTTTTGGCACTTTGACAGCCATTACGTAATGCGGCCACGAAGTAATCATATGTTCCTGCCGCAAGTGTAGGGTCAGTGGCTAAACTCACGCCATCTTTACCGGTTAAGTACTCAGTTCCTTTATACCATCTATATACAATACCAGCAATTGGATTTTTTACAGATAAGGTAGCTGATGTGCCAGCACAAGCACTAACTGTTGCGCTTTGAACAGTTGGAGCAACAATAGCACGCTGAGCATAGTTAAAATCAAGCGTATTTAGCACTGAAGCAAGACCTGATCTTATTCTTAACTCCACTCCATCAAACTGTTTCTGTGGAACGAAAGAAAGTATTGCCCCCTGTCTCCGCTAAGCAGTTCCAGGTGAACGATCGGATTGCTAACAACAATCATATCATTGTTACTAACCCCTGCTTTAAGTGTTGTCAATTCAACAGATGATAAAATTGCAAGAGACAATAATTTACCAGGAGAACTTACACGAACACGAAGTGTATCACCAACATTAGATAGACCTGTGAAACCAACTTTTTGATAAACCGAAGCACCTAATGCACCAACTGGCATAACAAATGAAGAAGCACTTTCTGCATTATCATCTATTGCTTTTTCTGGATTGAACACCCCTGTTAGTATACCCAAACCATCAACACCATATCCAAGATCAACAGTTGCTGCTTCACAAGGGATGTCCGTCGGAGATGCATTTGGAGTAACAGTTACTACAACAGATGCTCTGGCTGAAGCCGGACATCCTGCCGCTAACTCTGCAGTTACATAGAAAGTTCTTGTTATATCAACCGTACCTGTATTTACTAATGGATCTGTTGTATACTCAGCCGTAGTAGCAAGAACTGTTGTTGAAGTTGGTGAATCATACCATTTAAACAATGCACCCGCTGTACTTGAGGTAGCAGTAAGAATGGCACGAGAACCAGATCTAACGGTAACTGAGGCAGGGGTAATTACTGGTTTATCCAATGTACCTACCTTAATGGTAGCACTTGCTTTTGCCGATTCAACTAAACAGCTATTAACCGCAGACACGGAATAGCTACTAGCTGCCGTAACTCCTGTTACTGTAAAGGTTACTCCATCTTTACCAGCCTGATATACGTTATTACTATCGTACCATTTATAAATAATTCCGGTAAGTGGATTGCTAACAGCTAAAGTAACATCATTACCCGAGCAGGTATTGATATCGTTAGCTACCAGAACAGGTGTTTGAGGAGCAGGTGTAACTGTAATATTTACAGCAGTTCTATAACTTGTACAACCAGAGGCCGTATTAGCTTCAACAAAATATCTTGTATTAGCAGTTAAAGCAGGTGTAGTGAAACTAGTTCCATTTGCCTGGAAAACACCTGTTGCATCGTACCATTTATATGTGATACCTGCCTTAGGGTTTTGTACTGTAAGTGTAGCTGTTTGAGAAGCACAAGCTGTAATATTAGGTACAGTTACTTCAGGAGCTACAGGAACACGTTGTGCATAATTTACATCAACAGTAGTCAATACTCCTGCAAGACCTGAATTTACACTCACCTCAATTTTATTAAACCTCTTAGTTGGCACAAATGAAACTAAAGCTTCGGTGTTTCCACTTAACAATTCCACACGTACCAGAGGATCGTTTATTGCTAAACCATCATTGTTATTTGTATTATTATCATAAGTACCTACACGAATGCTTGAAAGAATGCCCAGTGAAAGTAATTTTCCAGGAGCACTTAACAATACACGAACAGTATCGCCAATATTAGATAAGCTGGAATAGCCCAAACGCTGATAAACTGATGCGTTTAATGCTCCTACTGCAAGAACCAAAGAAGATCCGGTTTTGGTATTGTTATCTATAGCTAATTCCGGATTAAATACTCCTGAAAGAAGCGCAACACCTGTTACTCCGTGCTCTTCTAAAGTTGGAGCTTCGCAAGGAACCGGATTCGGACTACCGCCACCATTTACATTAATTGTTACCTGAACTCGGCTCGGTGCAGAACATCCTGTAGCGTTTGAAATTGCCTCCAGGTAATAGGTAGTTGTTGCAGTAAGCGGTGGGGTTACATAAGTTGGTCCCGTTGCTATAGCAGTGGTTGAAGTAGCCGAAGTATACCACTTGAATGTAACATTTGCATCGGTAGAGGTTGCCGTCAATATAGCAGTCTGACCTGGGTTAATTGTAGTTGCAGATGCCTGAATTTGTGGAAGTACCGGAAGTGGATTTACACTCACAGCAACAGCCGTACGTGTTGCACTTACACAAGTACCATTCGCTGCTTCAACATAATAAGTTGCATTTGCGGTTAATGCTGGCGTTGTAAATATTGCACCAGTGAAAATTGGGGTTCCGCCTGTTGCGGCAGTATACCATTTATAGGTTGTACCTGTTACCGGACTTGTAACTGGGATCACTGCTGAAGACCCTGAACAAATAGGAGCAACTGCAGCTACCACTGGTTTGGCCGGAGCAGTAGTTACTGTAACTGTAACAGGAATACGTGTTTTATTTGCACAGCTTCCTTTACTAACTTCTATATAGTAAGTTGTATTTGTAGTTAATACAGGAGTTGTAAAGTTTTCTCCAGTATGAACTAAAGTTCCGCCTGTGGCTTCAGTGTACCATCTTAAAGTTGTTCCACCATTTGCGGCCGCAGAAAGAACTGTTGCAGATCCTGAACAGATTGTTTGGCCGGATGCAGAAACAGTTGGATTTGGATAAATCACTTCGGCTCCGTAAATACGCAGATTTACCAAGGCTGATACAAGTCCTGAAACTCTAACTTCTACTCTATCGTAAATTCCGGTTGCCGGTAGGGTCGCCGAGAATCTATTACCACTCAAAAGTTTTAGATATAGTAATGAAGAGTTAAGATCATAGGTTTTAACAACTGATGTACCGTTCATTATTCTTACCTGAATACCGCCTAGCACCGTTACGTCGGTCAGGCCAGTAGGAGTTTCAAGATCCAGACGGATACTGTCGGTTGCAGCACCTGAAGTTGGGAACAATAATCTTTGATAGCCAGAACCAGCAACACCAACTGGAAGTGCTATTGAAGTATAATTTGTGAAATTATTGTCAACAGAATTACCTGGATCAACTATTGCACACAACAGACAGATGCCCTCGATGCCACTTTGTTGGCTATTTGCAGCATTACAGTTTGGATTAACAGGGCCTCCAACTACGGTAACCGTAACTGGAACTCTTGCCGAGCTAACGCAGCCGGTAGCGTTTACAGTTTCTACATAGTAGGTAGTAGTTGCTGTTAATGCAGGGGTTGTAAAGCTTCCACCTGTTGCAAGTATAGATCCTCCGCTTGGTGCAGCATACCAATTCATTGTTAACCCTGCACTTGCAGTGGCTACCAACGTTGCAGTCTGCCCGGAGCTTATTGAAACATTGTTTGTATTGACAACTGCCTGAGCAGGTAGCGGATTAACCGTAACTGCCACAGCAGTGCGCGTTGTACTTGAGCAGGTACCTGCAGAAGCTTGTACATAATAAGTTGTATTTGCTGATAATACAGGAGTTGTGAAACTGGTTCCTGTAGACAGTGCGGTTCCACCTGTAGCAACAGAATACCAGGTATATGTTATTCCAACTACCGGACTGTTCACAGATAGTGTTACTGGAGATCCGGAGCAAACAGGACCAACAGCTGCTACTGCAGGAGCACTTGGAGTTGAAGTTACAGTTACTTTAACAGGTACACGCTCTACATTGGCACAACCAGCTTTGCTTACTTCTATATAATAGGTTGTAGTAGCTGTCAGTGCTGGGGTAGTAAAGGTTTCACCAGTTGCAAGTACGGTAGTACTGCTGGCTGTAGCAAACCATCGTAACGTAGTACCGCCATTGGCTGTAGCTTTCAGTACAGCTGTACTGCCTGAACAGATCGACTGGTCGCCTGAGGTTACTGTAGGGTTTGGATAAATAACTTCTGCACCATAAATATTTAAATTGTCTAAAGCAGAAACCAGTGCACCAAAACGAATCTCTACCCTGTCGTAGATACCGCCAGCTGGCACGGTAGCTTTAAACCTGTTGCCGCTTAATAATTTTAGTTTTAGAAGTGATGAATTCAACGGATAGCTGTTCACCACATTGGTACCGTTTAGTACAATAACTGTAGCGCCTCCAAGTACACTTACATCTGCAAGACCTGTAGGAGTTTCAAGATCTAAACGGATACTGTCGGTAGCTGATCCTGCACTTGCAAAAATCAGACGCTGATAACCTGTTGCTCCCACACCTACCGCCAAATGAATGCTGGTAAAGTTTGTAGCATTTGCATCTGTAGATGCTCCCGGATTATCAACTCCGCATAATAAACACAGACCATCGATACCGCTCTGCTGAGCTATGGCTGCATTACAGTTCGGATTTACCGGTCCGCTGGTTACCGTAACTTTCACCGCTACTCTTGATGAGCTTACACAACCTGATCCATTCTCAGTTTCTACATAATAAGTAGTAGTAGCTGCTAAAGCAGGTGTGGTAAAGCTTGGCCCGCTAGCCAGTGCGGAACCTCCACTTGCAGCTGCATACCATTTAATGGTATTGCCTGCATCGGCTGTTGCCTGAAGTGTAGCTGTTTGACCTGAACTGATGGTCTCATTATTGGTAACAATAGTGGCCAGTGCCGGAGCTGCATTGATCGTAACAACAACTGATGTACGGCTGCTTACTGCGGTGCCTGATACGGCCTCTACATAATAAGTAGTAGTAGCGGTTAACACTGGGGTAGTAAAGCTTGATCCGCTGGCAATTGATGTACTGCCAGTTGAAGCATACCATCTGTAAGTTACACCCGCAAGGGTATTGGATACGGTTAGTGTTGCTGTAGTACCACTGCAGGTGGTAGCTGCTGCAACTACCGGTGCGCCAACATTAACTACAAGGGCATAATCTGTACTGGTTGAAAGGTTGTTTGCATCAGTAGCGGTTACTTTTATCGTATAGTTACCTCCTGTGGTTGGTGTACCGGTAAGTTTACGGGTTAATGGGTCAAAGGTTAATCCTGCAGGAACGCCTGTGGCCGCATAAGTATATGGTGAAGTACCTCCGGTTACTGCCGGAAGTGTCTGCTCCGGATAAACTGTACCTACAAGACCAGCTGGTAAAACTGCTGTAGGAAGTGACAATACTCCGTTTACTTTTAAAGCATAAATCTGGGTTGCTTTTGTACCAACTGCATCGGTAACTTCTACGTTTATGTTATAGGAACCAGACTGGGTTGGTGTACCACTGATCTGACGGGTAGTGGCATTAAAGCTTAAGCCCGCAGGAAGGTTAGTGGCAACATAAGTATATGGCCCTGTTCCACCTGTTGCAGATGGAAGGGTTTCGGTAGCATATAATGTACCCGCTGTACCGTCTGCCAGAACTTTTGCAGGCAGTACCAGTGGATCGCTTACTTTTATGGTATAATTTCTCGTAACACTGCTACCATCTGCATCGGTAACTTTTACTGGAATGGTAAAGGTACCTTTTGTAGTCGGCGTACCTGTGATGGTACGGGTTAACGGATCAAAGCTCAGGCCGGAAGGAACTCCTGTGGCACTGTAAGTATATGGACCCGCTCCTCCTGTTGCTGCCGGAATGGTCTGTACAGGATAAGGAACTCCTACGGTACCATCTGCAAGGGTAGCTGCCGGTAATACCAATGGGTCTCTTACTATGATGGTATAATCACGGGATACACTGTTGCCATTGGCATCAGTAGCCGTAACAGGAATTACAAATGTACCTTTAGTTGTTGGTGTACCGGTGATCTCCCTGGTCGTAGGGTTAAAGCTCAGACCCGGAGGAAGATTGGTTGCCGTATAGGTATATGGGGTAGTACCTCCGATAGCCGCAGGTATAGTCTGCGTAGGATAAGTGGTTCCCACAATACCATTTGGTAAAGTAGCCGCCGGAAGCGATAACGCTGCGGTTACTTTTAAAGTATAGGTAGCTGTTGCTGTACACAGTTTACTATCGGTGGCAACAACAGAGAAAGTGAAATCTCCGGATGCTGTCGGGGTTCCTCCAATTGTACCGTTAGCCGATAAGGTCAGCCCTGCAGGTAAACTGCTGCCTGCCGCAAGGGCATAGGTAAATGCAGGTGTACCTCCTGTAGCTGCTGTAATCTGTTTTGAATATGGTGAACTTACTGTTGCATTGCTCAGTACTGTAGTAGCAAAAACTATTGCAGGATTTACAGTTACTTTAACAGGTACACGCTCTACATTGGCACAACCAGCTTTGCTTACTTCTATATAATAGGTTGTAGTAGCTGTCAGTGCTGGGGTAGTAAAGGTTTCACCAGTTGCAAGTACGGTAGTACTGCTGGCTGTAGCAAACCATCGTAACGTAGTACCGCCATTGGCTGTAGCTTTCAGTACAGCTGTACTGCCTGAACAGATCGACTGATCACCTGAGGTTACTGTAGGGTTTGGATAAATAACTTCTGCACCATAAATATTTAAATTGTCTAAAGCAGAAACCAGTGCACCAAAACGAATCTCTACCCTGTCGTAGATACCGCCAGCTGGCACGGTAGCTTTAAACCTGTTGCCGCTTAATAATTTTAGTTTTAGAAGTGATGAATTCAACGGATAGCTGTTCACCACATTGGTACCGTTTAGTACAATAACTGTAGCGCCTCCAAGTACACTTACATCTGCAAGACCTGTAGGAGTTTCAAGATCTAAACGGATACTGTCGGTAGCTGATCCTGCACTTGCAAAAATCAGACGCTGATAACCTGTTGCTCCCACACCTACCGCCAAATGAATGCTGGTAAAGTTTGTAGCATTTGCATCTGTAGATGCTCCCGGATTATCAACTCCGCATAATAAACACAGACCATCGATACCGCTCTGCTGAGCTATGGCTGCATTACAGTTCGGATTTACCGGTCCGCTGGTTACCGTAACTTTCACCGCTACTCTTGATGAGCTTACACAACCTGATCCATTCTCAGTTTCTACATAATAAGTAGTAGTAGCTGCTAAAGCAGGTGTGGTAAAGCTTGGCCCGCTAGCCAGTGCGGAACCTC contains the following coding sequences:
- a CDS encoding gliding motility-associated C-terminal domain-containing protein, with product MELRIRSGLASVLNTLDFNYAQRAIVAPTVQSATVSACAGTSATLSVKNPIAGIVYRWYKGTEYLTGKDGVSLATDPTLAAGTYDYFVAALRNGCQSAKTKVTVTILASPDAPVAATGNPATTCPNTPVALKVNPVTGVTFNWYDALTGGSLLASNTDTYTTPASLSVGKHDFYVEAVNGNSCVNTTPRTKITLEVNPTALAADIAVAGASAPFCAGAQATLTATSTTVTSPVFTWYKDAALTDVAFTGATFKTPVLTTTITYYVTVRGANKCENTAAGAKAVTITVNPPATAADLEVSGADAPFCAGTIATLTATTTTVTNPIFTWYSDAALTNQVFEGAVYKTPALNASTTLYVTVRGANKCENLSSGAEIVTITVNPPATAADIAVSGAGTPFCAGAIANLVASSTTVTNPVFTWYRDAALTDVAFTGATFKTPALTATTTYYVTVKGSNKCENTAATAKTVTLTVNPPALATDISVDGADAPFCAGNPAKLTASSTTVANPVFTWYSDAALTNAVFTGAIFNTPALTATKTYYVTVKGSNKCENTAATAKAITLTVNPPALATDINVIGADKPFCAGSIAKLTASSTTVTNPVFTWYSDAALTDVVFTGAVFNTPALTATKTYYVTVRGANKCENAAANAKVVTLTVNPPAIASDIVVAGAGAPICFGTTAKLTASSTTVTDPVFTWYTDAALTNAVFTGAEFTTPVLTATTTYYVTVRGSNKCENTAATARVVTLTVNPPAVASDISVAGTNDPVCAGTTAKLTATTTTVTNPVFTWYSDAALTNAVFTGAEFTTPVLTATTSYYVTVRGSNKCENTSSSAKVVTVTVNPPATAADINVAGADSPFCAGTSARLTASSITVTNPVFTWYSDAALTNAVFTGAIFNTPTLTATKTYYVTVRGDNRCENTAATAKVVTVTVNPPATAADINVAGAGSPFCAGETAKLTASSTTVINPIFTWYKDATLTDVAFTGAEFITPVLTATTTYYVTVRGDNRCENTAATAKVVTVTVNPPALASDIMVSGAGAPFCAGTTATLTASSTTAINPVFTWYSDATLTNAVFTGAEFTTPVLTATTTYYVTVRASNKCENTAATAKVITITVNPLPETPDVATVGTSICSGESTVLTIENAEAGILYQWYSAATAGILLHTGEQFTTPALTANTDYYVLAVSASGCGNATGRVKVTVTVSPKPLTPVVVSAVVDACIGSPAVLSVSNPQANGVTYKWYTTASGGTAVGTGATFTTPVVTTTTTYYVEASTASCVSTGRTAVKVNAAPIPTAPTAVSGADGPLCSGTSITLSVTNPDAALTYSWYTTATGGTSIAQGVTFTAPALTTTTTYYVESSNATGCTSTSRTSVVVTVLGKLDAPVVTVKENKATEITFQWNPIPGATAYEVSLDNGVTWVTVTGGATGTTYLVPGLKPDQSVTIRVRAKGQLDCQLSDATSLTAKSDNPLGNTIFVPNTFTPNNDGKNDILYVYGNTIAKMKLRVYNQWGQFIYESLSIQNGWDGTYKGDVQPNGVYVYFLEAEFNDGTKTTKKGTITLLR
- a CDS encoding putative Ig domain-containing protein produces the protein MTKIVPSKLDNLNPSPMKWTSTLPGTLKKSILIIISIVAITLLNTKSYAQAKQRVYASTDRTGTLGLCLICGVDNRGNAIDAGADFLNTASTINVGVGVAGQQYQELIFPSGNLPGATTGSVVKVSTGSVLSVSALGAITVQAFNGSTAVGNPVDAGSSLLNLLASGNQAEIFLPAPGAAYDRVRVKVNGGLLAVAASINVYHAYFLKDAINGACDAPIEELHGVVGNIAALGAVVDPQNAIDGSEATKSVLNASVGLAAYAQQTIVFLGNSVIGDSVRMVVSTPAALIEAQLLNSISIQTFNGNVPGAVVAGSSGLLNLRLLNGGGNTAVITFAPTTQFDRVQIRLGGVLSVLASINLHEVSRIMPTTTEINGVVSKSAIVCIGDPVVLKINGPQAGATYTWYTQASGGTGTTGTTYTPANLVAGINKFYVEAKRTDCTNTSPRTEVTVTVNDPILPVVTTPLPICNGGTVTLQVDSPVPGQTYRWYDVSTGGTALATSVTFNSPALAANKIYYVESVIGTCVSSRVAVNVTVSPVVALAIITTNNEVISAGQTATLQATADAGNTIKWYAAASGGSALASGPSFTTPALAATTTYYVETENGSGCVSSSRVAVKVTVTPISTGLPCNAAIAQQSGIDGLCLLCGVDNPGASTDANATNFTSIHLAVGVGATGYQRLIFANPGTATDSIRIDIENPNGLLDLSLLGGITAKVMNGTTDVISYPLNSSLLTLRLLSGNRAKVTIPASAVYDRVEIRFGALVSALDNLNIYGAEVIYPNPTVTSGDQSICSGSTAVLKATANGGTTLRWFATASSTTVLATGETFTTPALTATTTYYIEVSKAGCANVERVPVKVTVNPAIVFATTVLSNATVSSPYSKQITAATGGTPAFTYALAAGSSLPAGLTLSANGTIGGTPTASGDFTFSVVATDSKLCTATATYTLKVTAALSLPAATLPNGIVGTTYPTQTIPAAIGGTTPYTYTATNLPPGLSFNPTTREITGTPTTKGTFVIPVTATDANGNSVSRDYTIIVRDPLVLPAATLADGTVGVPYPVQTIPAATGGAGPYTYSATGVPSGLSFDPLTRTITGTPTTKGTFTIPVKVTDADGSSVTRNYTIKVSDPLVLPAKVLADGTAGTLYATETLPSATGGTGPYTYVATNLPAGLSFNATTRQISGTPTQSGSYNINVEVTDAVGTKATQIYALKVNGVLSLPTAVLPAGLVGTVYPEQTLPAVTGGTSPYTYAATGVPAGLTFDPLTRKLTGTPTTGGNYTIKVTATDANNLSTSTDYALVVNVGAPVVAAATTCSGTTATLTVSNTLAGVTYRWYASTGSTSIASGSSFTTPVLTATTTYYVEAVSGTAVSSRTSVVVTINAAPALATIVTNNETISSGQTATLQATADAGNTIKWYAAASGGSALASGPSFTTPALAATTTYYVETENGSGCVSSSRVAVKVTVTSGPVNPNCNAAIAQQSGIDGLCLLCGVDNPGASTDANATNFTSIHLAVGVGATGYQRLIFASAGSATDSIRLDLETPTGLADVSVLGGATVIVLNGTNVVNSYPLNSSLLKLKLLSGNRFKATVPAGGIYDRVEIRFGALVSALDNLNIYGAEVIYPNPTVTSGDQSICSGSTAVLKATANGGTTLRWFATASSTTVLATGETFTTPALTATTTYYIEVSKAGCANVERVPVKVTVNPAIVFATTVLSNATVSSPYSKQITAATGGTPAFTYALAAGSSLPAGLTLSANGTIGGTPTASGDFTFSVVATDSKLCTATATYTLKVTAALSLPAATLPNGIVGTTYPTQTIPAAIGGTTPYTYTATNLPPGLSFNPTTREITGTPTTKGTFVIPVTATDANGNSVSRDYTIIVRDPLVLPAATLADGTVGVPYPVQTIPAATGGAGPYTYSATGVPSGLSFDPLTRTITGTPTTKGTFTIPVKVTDADGSSVTRNYTIKVSDPLVLPAKVLADGTAGTLYATETLPSATGGTGPYTYVATNLPAGLSFNATTRQISGTPTQSGSYNINVEVTDAVGTKATQIYALKVNGVLSLPTAVLPAGLVGTVYPEQTLPAVTGGTSPYTYAATGVPAGLTFDPLTRKLTGTPTTGGNYTIKVTATDANNLSTSTDYALVVNVGAPVVAAATTCSGTTATLTVSNTLAGVTYRWYASTGSTSIASGSSFTTPVLTATTTYYVEAVSGTAVSSRTSVVVTINAAPALATIVTNNETISSGQTATLQATADAGNTIKWYAAASGGSALASGPSFTTPALAATTTYYVETENGSGCVSSSRVAVKVTVTSGPVNPNCNAAIAQQSGIDGLCLLCGVDNPGASTDANATNFTSIHLAVGVGATGYQRLIFASAGSATDSIRLDLETPTGLADVSVLGGATVIVLNGTNVVNSYPLNSSLLKLKLLSGNRFKATVPAGGIYDRVEIRFGALVSALDNLNIYGAEVIYPNPTVTSGDQSICSGSTAVLKATANGGTTLRWFATASSTTVLATGETFTTPALTATTTYYIEVSKAGCANVERVPVKVTVTSTPSAPAVAAVGPVCSGSPVTLSVNSPVVGITYTWYSVATGGTALSTGTSFTTPVLSANTTYYVQASAGTCSSTTRTAVAVTVNPLPAQAVVNTNNVSISSGQTATLVATASAGLTMNWYAAPSGGSILATGGSFTTPALTATTTYYVETVNATGCVSSARVPVTVTVVGGPVNPNCNAANSQQSGIEGICLLCAIVDPGNSVDNNFTNYTSIALPVGVAGSGYQRLLFPTSGAATDSIRLDLETPTGLTDVTVLGGIQVRIMNGTSVVKTYDLNSSLLYLKLLSGNRFSATLPATGIYDRVEVRVSGLVSALVNLRIYGAEVIYPNPTVSASGQTICSGSATVLSAAANGGTTLRWYTEATGGTLVHTGENFTTPVLTTNTTYYIEVSKGSCANKTRIPVTVTVTTAPAKPVVAAVAPICSGSSAVIPVTSPVTGTTYKWYTAATGGTPIFTGAIFTTPALTANATYYVEAANGTCVSATRTAVAVSVNPLPVLPQIQASATTINPGQTAILTATSTDANVTFKWYTSATSTTAIATGPTYVTPPLTATTTYYLEAISNATGCSAPSRVQVTINVNGGGSPNPVPCEAPTLEEHGVTGVALLSGVFNPELAIDNNTKTGSSLVLAVGALNASVYQRLGYSSLSNIGDTVRVLLSAPGKLLSLGILSSIRVGTYDNNTNNNDGLAINDPLVRVELLSGNTEALVSFVPTKRFNKIEVSVNSGLAGVLTTVDVNYAQRVPVAPEVTVPNITACASQTATLTVQNPKAGITYKWYDATGVFQANGTSFTTPALTANTRYFVEANTASGCTSYRTAVNITVTPAPQTPVLVANDINTCSGNDVTLAVSNPLTGIIYKWYDSNNVYQAGKDGVTFTVTGVTAASSYSVSAVNSCLVESAKASATIKVGTLDKPVITPASVTVRSGSRAILTATSSTAGALFKWYDSPTSTTVLATTAEYTTDPLVNTGTVDITRTFYVTAELAAGCPASARASVVVTVTPNASPTDIPCEAATVDLGYGVDGLGILTGVFNPEKAIDDNAESASSFVMPVGALGASVYQKVGFTGLSNVGDTLRVRVSSPGKLLSLAILSSVELTTLKAGVSNNDMIVVSNPIVHLELLSGDRGQYFLSFHRNSLMEWS